Proteins from a genomic interval of Diospyros lotus cultivar Yz01 chromosome 6, ASM1463336v1, whole genome shotgun sequence:
- the LOC127804516 gene encoding uncharacterized protein LOC127804516 has translation MVMVNTRRTRNCRQGNEVREERTEAPQGSQPHERNQEYGDRMTRVERILENMVVVMQGTRPTQPTGHINPRSPDISDRFQRLNPPIFRGKAGADPCESEYWVEQIEKIFDFIGCDEEDKVSCATFQLRDEADQWWKTMQRALRSPEGQGEPNVSWARFKELFNAKYFPLCKKMEKSREFMNLRQTEGMSVAQYEDRFTRLIKYMPIYNLDEEAKAQKFLGGLKMEIQQALSSVGPRTYAEVVFQAQTVESNHERMNSLRNESQNPTDRKFDRGSNLGPRGKNFKKKENCPKCQKSHSGKPCKIETPKCYNCGANDHMIRECTKGRVCYNCQRPGHVSKDCPQGKGPGQQGANKGSQGFRQGRVFNLSKEDVTLNPAVIQGTMIFLNTSVQVLVDPGSTHSFISHALTRCLELELEELSYPMVIATPLNKEMETRLGYKDGKISFGNGEWAIELISLDIQDFDLILGMDFLSKYNAKVDCRRKVVSLQDECGTWVKFRGQDSIGEIKRITVLKAIRMMENGAYGYLACVEGVENKKWELGDIPVVKEFPQVFPEDLPGLPPRREIEFPIKVVPGYYL, from the exons ATGGTG atggtgaacacCCGTCGGACCCGGAACTGTAGGCAAGGAAATGAAGTTCGGGAGGAAAGGACAGAGGCACCCCAGGGTAGCCAACCGCATGAGAGGAATCAAGAATATGGAGATCGGATGACCCGAGTCGAGCGGATTCTTGAGAACATGGTTGTCGTCATGCAAGGGACACGACCTACACAGCCAACGGGGCATATCAATCCCCGAAGTCCAGATATCAGCGACCGATTTCAGCGACTGAATCCACCCATTTTTCGAGGGAAAGCAGGAGCCGATCCTTGCGAAAGCGAGTATTGGGTGGAACAAATCGAGAAAATCTTTGACTTCATTGGCTGTGATGAGGAGGATAAGGTTAGTTGTGCCACTTTCCAACTTCGAGACGAGGCAGATCAATGGTGGAAGACGATGCAGAGGGCCTTACGAAGTCCTGAAGGGCAAGGTGAGCCAAATGTTTCGTGGGCGCGATTTAAGGAACTTTTCAATGCTAAGTACTTCCCTCTGTGcaagaagatggagaaaagcCGAGAGTTCATGAACCTGCGACAGACCGAGGGCATGTCAGTTGCCCAGTATGAAGATAGGTTCACACGTCTCATTAAGTATATGCCTATCTATAATTTGGACGAGGAGGCCAAGGCTCAAAAATTCCTGGGAGGATTGAAAATGGAAATTCAACAAGCCTTGAGTTCTGTCGGGCCACGCACGTATGCAGAAGTAGTCTTTCAAGCCCAGACTGTGGAGAGTAATCATGAGAGGATGAACTCCTTGAGAAATGAATCCCAAAACCCAACAGACAGGAAGTTTGATAGAGGGTCAAACTTAGGACCTCGagggaaaaatttcaagaaaaaagagaattgCCCTAAATGTCAGAAGTCACATTCAGGGAAGCCATGCAAGATAGAGACCCCAAAGTGCTATAATTGCGGAGCTAATGACCACATGATCCGTGAATGTACGAAGGGACGGGTGTGCTACAATTGTCAACGACCCGGCCATGTTTCCAAGGATTGTCCGCAAGGGAAGGGACCAGGTCAGCAGGGAGCAAATAAAGGGAGCCAAGGATTTCGCCAAGGTCGCGTATTCAACCTGTCAAAGGAAGATGTGACCTTAAATCCAGCAGTAATTCAAGGTACGATGATCTTTCTTAATACCTCGGTACAAGTACTGGTAGATCCTGGATCCACGCATTCATTCATATCTCATGCATTGACACGATGCTTAGAATTGGAGTTGGAAGAACTTAGTTACCCCATGGTGATAGCCACTCCTTTAAATAAAGAGATGGAAACCCGTTTGGGTTATAAGGATGGGAAGATTTCATTTGGAAATGGTGAGTGGGCAATTGAGCTTATATCCCTGGACATACAAGATTTTGATCtaatcttagggatggattTCCTATCTAAATATAATGCCAAAGTGGATTGTCGTAGAAAGGTAGTAAGCTTACAAGACGAGTGTGGAACTTGGGTGAAATTTCGAGGTCAGGATAGTATTGGGGAAATCAAGCGAATAACTGTGCTTAAGGCCAttagaatgatggaaaatggtGCTTATGGGTATCTAGCTTGTGTCGAAGGGGTTGAGAATAAGAAATGGGAATTAGGTGACATACCTGTGGTAAaggaatttcctcaagtttttCCAGAGGACCTACCAGGATTACCCCCTCGTCGGGAAATTGAATTTCCTATAAAAGTTGTACCTGGG tattatttgtaa